A DNA window from Archocentrus centrarchus isolate MPI-CPG fArcCen1 chromosome 15, fArcCen1, whole genome shotgun sequence contains the following coding sequences:
- the sprn gene encoding shadow of prion protein, with protein MSGMNQVVATCWTCLLLSAFLFEPTLSKGGRGGSRGSSRGSPSRSSTAGTYRGGGTYGGTRSRFRVAGRTSPVRVASAAAAGAAVALTADKWYASAYRRSNADSSEEELDFYNRTNYFDALMSGSTQNGSFLSKVVSVIISVFSPKYGLFLDSIL; from the coding sequence ATGTCAGGGATGAACCAGGTGGTTGCAACATGCTGGACTTGCCTCCTGCTCTCTGCTTTCCTGTTTGAGCCAACGCTGTCCAAAGGTGGACGTGGAGGGTCACGGGGTTCCTCTCGAGGGTCTCCCTCCCGCAGCTCCACAGCGGGGACCTACAGGGGAGGAGGCACCTATGGCGGGACCCGCTCTCGCTTCAGGGTGGCAGGGCGAACGTCACCGGTGAGAGTGGCAAGTGCGGCAGCAGCGGGGGCAGCAGTGGCGTTAACGGCAGACAAATGGTACGCATCTGCCTACCGACGCAGCAACGCAGACAGCTCAGAAGAAGAGCTGGATTTCTACAATAGGACCAATTACTTTGATGCTCTAATGTCAGGCTCTACTCAAAACGGATCTTTTCTCTCTAAGGTGGTTTCTGtcattatttcagtgttttctccTAAATATGGACTCTTCCTGGACAGTATACTGTAG
- the mtg1 gene encoding mitochondrial ribosome-associated GTPase 1: MKLYQALRNVDKFRTVFDFGGREVAHWFPGHMAKGLKQMRANLKNVDCIIEIHDARIPFSGRNPVFQDTLNVRPHLLILNKMDLTDLSNKQRILKKLEKEGMRHVLFTDCLKQRDDSIKKLVPMVMDIIASKPRFNREEDTTYCLMVIGVPNVGKSSLINSLRRTNLKKGRASRVGGEPGITKAVLTKIQVCERPLMYLLDTPGVLPPKIESVETGMKLALCGTILDHLVGEDIIADYLLYSLNRLGKFSYVEKYDLKEPSDDIQHVLKRIAVKLGKTQRVKAITGVGNVTIMIPNYTAAAYDFIRAFRKGELGQVMLD, encoded by the exons ATGAAACTGTACCAGGCGCTCCGTAACGTCGACAAGTTCAGAACCGTTTTCGACTTCGGTGGACGGGAAGTGGCTCACTGGTTCCCCGGACACATGGCTAAAG GACTGAAGCAGAtgagagccaacctgaagaatGTGGACTGCATCATAGAAATACACGATGCCAGA ATCCCATTCTCTGGAAGAAACCCCGTGTTTCAGGACACACTGAATGTCAGACCACATTTGCTAATTCTTAACAAGATGGACCTCACTGATCTATCCAACAAGCAG AGAATCCTGAAGAAGCTAGAAAAAGAAGGGATGAGACATGTTCTCTTCACAGACTGCTTAAAGCAGAGAGATGACAGCATCAAAAAG CTGGTGCCAATGGTGATGGACATTATTGCAAGCAAACCACGCTTTAACAGGGAGGAG GATACAACTTACTGTCTGATGGTGATCGGAGTGCCCAATGTCGGGAAGTCATCTCTTATTAACTCGTTGAGAAGAACAAACCTGAAGAAAG GTCGTGCATCTCGAGTAGGTGGGGAGCCCGGTATAACTAAAGCTGTCCTCACTAAAATTCAG gtGTGTGAGCGACCCCTAATGTACCTGTTAGACACACCAGGAGTGTTGCCTCCTAAAATTGAGAGTGTTGAAACAGGCATGAAGCTGGCCTTATGCG gAACTATACTGGACCATTTAGTGGGTGAAGACATCATCGCTGACTACTTGCTCTATTCCCTGAACAGACTGGGAAAGTTcag ttatGTGGAAAAATACGATCTCAAAGAGCCAAGTGATGACATCCAGCACGTCCTCAAACGCATTGCTGTAAAACTTGGAAAGACTCAGAGGGTCAAAGCAATTACTGGAGTGG GAAATGTTACCATTATGATACCAAACtacacagcagcagcttatGATTTCATAAGAGCCTTCAGGAAAGGAGAGCTAGGTCAAGTAATGCTTGACTGA
- the fuom gene encoding fucose mutarotase — protein sequence MVVLRGIPSVISPELLYALAKMGHGDELVLADANFPASSICTCGPKEIRADGLGIPQLLEAVLKLFPVDTYVPNPAAVMDLVDSDKQRCLAVPVWETYTELLSQAGSQAPLEKVERFAFYERAKKAYAVVATGETALYGNLILKKGVIPAEQLQ from the exons ATGGTCGTACTGAGAGGAATCCCCTCGGTTATATCACCCGAGCTTCTGTACGCCCTCGCTAAAATGGGCCACGGGGATGAACTGG tgCTTGCTGATGCAAACTTCCCAGCGTCTTCCATTTGTACATGTGGCCCAAAAGAGATAAGGGCTGATG GTTTGGGAATTCCACAGCTTTTGGAGGCTGTTTTGAAGCTTTTTCCCGTGGACACCTATGTCCCCAATCCG GCTGCAGTCATGGATCTGGTAGACAGTGACAAACAGAGATGTTTAGCTGTCCCTGTGTGGGAGACCTACACAGAGCTCCTGAGCCAGGCAGGCTCTCAG GCTCCTCTTGAAAAGGTGGAAAGGTTTGCTTTCTATGAACGAGCCAAGAAGGCCTACGCTGTTGTGGCAACAGG GGAAACAGCTCTGTATGGTAACCTGATACTGAAGAAGGGGGTCATTCCTGCTGAGCAGCTAcagtga
- the LOC115792978 gene encoding uncharacterized protein LOC115792978 — translation MFRISLIVCFSLIFGITAKPWNKLPDEAIQKAVMSVDQDGKPSWAVEVEPPEDIDPSMKIWKNMRGTGQDKKYLKAEEDLDELYHPSLDDLPQGRIQNVDVLPLDEPMEKYDMKKAEDDKDYIEVASEESEQDWDEFKAREELAEYLAPLAAKDSDDPKTRDALNEPEKDENDLHHHDIQVEPLRRQMTVKSKARIHLEPEEDRDDLYHKDPVKDIFYQDNIRAAYPVNFPSQKKHTEPEEDLDAIYHR, via the exons ATGTTCAG GATTTCTCTAATCGTCTGTTTCTCGCTGATTTTTGGCATCACAGCAAAGCCCTGG AATAAACTTCCAGATGAAGCCATTCAGAAAGCTGTCAT GTCCGTAGATCAAGATGGAAAGCCATCCTGGGCAGTGGAAGTTGAGCCTCCAGAGGACATCGACCCCTCCATGAAGATCTGGAAGAATATGAGAGGCACCGGACAGGACAAAAAATATCTGAAGGCTGAGGAAGACTTGGATGAGCTGTACCATCCCTCACTGGATGATCTCCCCCAAGGTCGAATTCAAAACGTGGATGTCCTCCCTCTTGATGAGCCCATGGAGAAATATGACATGAAGAAAGCAGAGGATGATAAAGATTATATTGAAGTGGCTTCAGAAGAATCTGAGCAGGACTGGGATGAATTCAAAGCAagggaggagctggctgagtaTCTGGCCCCACTAGCAGCTAAAGACAGCGATGATCCAAAGACCCGTGATGCACTCAATGAACCGGAGAAGGATGAGAACGACCTGCATCACCATGACATCCAGGTGGAGCCGCTGAGACGTCAGATGACGGTTAAAAGCAAGGCCAGAATTCACCTTGAGCCTGAGGAGGACAGGGATGATCTGTACCACAAAGATCCAGTAAAGGATATCTTTTACCAGGATAACATTAGAGCTGCCTATCCTGTCAATTTTCCATCTCAGAAGAAGCACACTGAGCCAGAGGAAGATCTGGATGCGATCTACCATCGATGA
- the echs1 gene encoding enoyl-CoA hydratase, mitochondrial — protein sequence MAFLCRNAALLLKPSRAAPAVLSAARLCSSGGNYEYILVEKRGEKKNVGFIQLNRPKALNALCNGLMKEVGRALDTFEADGDVGAVVITGNEKAFAAGADIKEMQNRTFQECYGGNFLAHWNRVSTVKKPVIAAVNGFALGGGCELAMMCDIIYAGEKAQFGQPEILLGTIPGAGGTQRLTRAVGKSLAMEMVLTGDRISAQEAKQSGLVSKVYPVDQLVSEAIKCGEKIAGNSKLVSAMAKEAVNAAFELTLAEGNRLEKRLFHATFATDDRKEGMTAFVEKRKASFQDN from the exons ATGGCCTTCCTGTGCAGAAATGCTGCGTTGCTGCTGAAGCCCTCCCGAGCAGCCCCGGCCGTGCTGTCCGCAGCCCgcctctgcagctcag GTGGTAACTATGAGTATATTTTGGTGGAAAAGCGAGGCGAGAAGAAAAACGTGGGTTTCATACAGCTGAACCGGCCTAAGGCTCTCAACGCTCTGTGTAACGGGCTGATGAAGGAGGTGGGACGAGCGCTGGATACGTTTGAAGCCGATGGAGATGTCGGTGCTGTCGTCATCACTGGCAACGAAAAGGCCTTTGCTG ctgGAGCAGACATTAAAGAGATGCAGAATCGGACCTTCCAGGAGTGTTACGGCGGAAACTTCCTGGCTCACTGGAACAGAGTGTCCACGGTGAAAAAACCTGTGATAGCAGCTGTCAATGGATTTGCT CTCGGTGGAGGGTGTGAGCTGGCAATGATGTGTGACATCATCTACGCCGGGGAGAAAGCTCAGTTCGGCCAACCAGAAATCCTGCTGGGGACCATTCCCG GGGCGGGTGGCACCCAGAGGCTGACGCGTGCAGTGGGCAAATCCCTGGCAATGGAAATGGTACTAACGGGGGACAGGATTAGTGCTCAAGAAGCCAAGCAGTCAG GTTTGGTGAGTAAAGTTTATCCTGTGGACCAGCTGGTGTCTGAAGCTATAAAATGTGGAGAGAAGATTGCCGGCAACTCCAAACTAGTGTCTGCTATGGCCAAAGAGGCTGTAAACGCAG CTTTTGAACTGACTCTGGCTGAGGGGAATCGCTTAGAAAAGCGTTTATTCCACGCTACCTTTGCAACC GATGATCGTAAAGAAGGCATGACCGCCTTTGTGGAGAAGAGAAAGGCCAGTTTCCAGGACAATTAG